From a region of the Impatiens glandulifera chromosome 4, dImpGla2.1, whole genome shotgun sequence genome:
- the LOC124933940 gene encoding nucleobase-ascorbate transporter 7-like produces the protein MAGGGGGGGAAPPPKQEELQPHPVKEQLPNVSYCITSPPPWPEAILLGFQHYLVMLGTTVLIPSSIVPQMGGGNAEKAKVIQTLLFVSGINTFTQTLFGTRLPAVVGGSYTFIPTTLSIILAGRYNDVLDPQEKFKKIMRGIQGALIVASTLQIVLGFSGLWRNLTRFLSPLSLVPLVSLTGFGLYEFGFPLLTKCVEIGLPQLIILVIFAQYLPHLMKGERQIFNRFAVIFSVVIVWIYAHLLTVGGAYKNKPMKTQSSCRTDRAGIIGGASWISIPYPFQFGPPTFDAGESFAMMAASFVALVESTGVYIAASRYASATPIPPSVLSRGVGWQGVGILFSGVFGTGNGSSISVENVGLLALTRVGSRRVVQISAGFMLFFSILGKFGAIFASIPAPIIAALYCLFFAYVGSGGLSYLQFCNLNSFRTKFILGFSFFMGLSIPQYFNEYTAINGYGPVHTKSRWFNDMVNVTFSSEPFVAGMLALFLDSTMKGKDTATKKDRGMQWWERFRSFKTDTRSEEFYSLPFNLNKFFPPV, from the exons ATGGCcggaggtggaggaggaggaggagctGCGCCGCCGCCGAAGCAGGAAGAGTTACAACCACACCCAGTAAAGGAACAACTTCCTAATGTTTCTTATTGCATTACCAGTCCACCTCCTTGGC CTGAGGCCATTCTTCTTGGTTTTCAACATTACCTAGTGATGCTTGGGACAACAGTTCTGATTCCATCTTCTATTGTTCCTCAAATGGGAGGGGGGAAT GCAGAGAAGGCAAAAGTGATTCAAACACTATTGTTTGTGTCTGGGATCAACACATTTACTCAGACATTGTTTGGGACAAGATTACCAGCTGTGGTTGGAGGATCCTACACTTTCATTCCAACAACTTTGTCTATTATTTTGGCTGGAAGATACAATGATGTCTTAGATCCTCAAGAG AAATTTAAGAAGATAATGAGGGGTATTCAAGGAGCACTTATAGTTGCTTCTACTCTTCAGATTGTTCTTGGATTTAGCGGTCTTTGGAGAAACCTCACAAG ATTCTTGAGTCCTCTTTCTTTGGTTCCTTTGGTTTCTTTGACTGGCTTTGGGCTATATGAATTTGGTTTTCCTCTA cTGACTAAGTGTGTGGAAATTGGACTTCCTCAGCTCATCATTCTAGTCATTTTTGCTCAg TATCTTCCGCATTTAATGAAAGGGGAAAGACAGATATTCAATCGGTTTGCTGTTATATTCTCTGTTGTTATTGTTTGGATTTACGCTCATTTACTCACAGTTGGCGGTGCTTATAAGAACAAACCAATGAAGACTCAGTCAAGCTGTCGAACTGATCGCGCTGGAATTATTGGTGGTGCTTCATG gATAAGTATTCCATATCCATTTCAATTTGGACCTCCAACATTCGACGCTGGCGAATCATTTGCAATGATGGCTGCTTCATTTGTTGCTCTAGTAGAG TCTACGGGTGTTTACATTGCTGCATCGCGTTATGCAAGTGCGACGCCAATTCCTCCTTCTGTTCTTAGTCGAGGTGTTGGTTGGCAG ggGGTGGGAATACTATTTTCTGGGGTATTTGGAACAGGAAATGGTTCATCTATATCTGT gGAAAACGTCGGTTTGCTTGCATTGACTCGTGTTGGTAGCAGACGGGTGGTGCAGATTTCTGCCGGTTTCATGCTTTTCTTTTCCATTCTCG GGAAATTTGGAGCAATATTTGCATCAATACCTGCTCCAATAATTGCAGCTTTATACTGTCTTTTCTTCGCATATGTAG GTTCAGGAGGTCTCAGTTATCTACAATTCTGCAATTTGAACAGTTTTAGAACAAAGTTCATATTGGGATTCTCGTTTTTCATGGGCTTATCAATTCCGCAATATTTCAACGAGTATACAGCCATAAATGGATATGGACCTGTCCACACGAAATCGAGATGG TTTAATGACATGGTGAATGTGACATTTTCTTCGGAACCATTTGTGGCGGGAATGTTGGCATTGTTCTTGGACAGTACAATGAAAGGAAAAGATACCGCAACCAAAAAGGACAGAGGAATGCAATGGTGGGAAAGGTTTAGATCGTTTAAAACAGACACGAGGAGCGAGGAGTTCTATTCGCTGCCATTTAACCTTAACAAGTTCTTCCCACCTGTCTGA